One region of Neisseria mucosa genomic DNA includes:
- a CDS encoding TolC family protein yields MKFNQIHLLCIAAVLAIAACKNTEVPLNSQVQLPQVFTQDAAAKGDADIGAWWQQWNDPVLSGLIAQGLAQGHDVKIAVSRLNEARAVAGAARADLGPTVGLSGKAGANYSKMDSPLDSNARALLSRYPQASSLNGDTIESTGTSLYGGLTASWEPDIFGKKRSDADAARYAALGQQELAYGAQMLVAGDIADNYFKARAAQGRLKTADQTVATLRRMVRYIEGRFKAGHVSGYEVNEAKVQLTAAEAKRATIGAEYAAYVRSIAVLTGNVPQTFTLPESSVDALAHQPSAPSGQTPQGLLERRPDLRAQAAQVNAYAAKFASAKADLLPRFTISFMGQGGRIGVDGDRSLTGWASLLSVGIQTPLFTNGRIKANIQATDARLQTALLEYDKRLLTALGEVDSAYQGVESLSRQTELLQTAHNQAARHATDTEKMFRNGYKTLDVVLKAHIAEGQMQENLIAARLARAQMLVSLYKALGGGWSK; encoded by the coding sequence ATGAAATTCAATCAAATCCATTTATTGTGTATTGCCGCAGTTTTAGCTATCGCCGCCTGTAAAAACACAGAAGTTCCGTTAAACAGTCAGGTTCAATTACCCCAGGTGTTTACGCAGGATGCGGCGGCGAAGGGCGATGCGGACATCGGGGCGTGGTGGCAGCAGTGGAACGATCCGGTGTTAAGCGGATTAATCGCGCAGGGTTTGGCGCAGGGGCATGATGTGAAAATCGCCGTCAGCCGTCTGAACGAAGCCCGTGCCGTGGCGGGGGCGGCGCGTGCCGATTTGGGGCCGACCGTCGGACTGAGCGGCAAGGCGGGGGCGAATTACAGCAAAATGGATAGCCCGCTCGACAGTAATGCCAGGGCGTTGCTCTCGCGTTATCCGCAGGCCTCGTCTTTAAACGGCGATACCATCGAGTCCACAGGCACCAGCCTATACGGCGGACTGACTGCTTCGTGGGAGCCGGATATTTTCGGCAAGAAACGCAGCGATGCCGATGCCGCCCGTTATGCCGCACTCGGACAACAAGAGCTGGCGTATGGCGCGCAAATGCTGGTGGCGGGCGATATTGCCGACAATTATTTCAAAGCGCGTGCGGCGCAAGGCCGTCTGAAAACCGCCGATCAAACCGTTGCCACCTTGCGGCGGATGGTGCGTTATATCGAAGGGCGGTTCAAGGCGGGACATGTCAGCGGCTATGAAGTGAACGAGGCGAAAGTGCAACTGACCGCAGCGGAAGCCAAACGCGCCACGATAGGGGCGGAATACGCTGCTTATGTGCGCAGTATCGCCGTTTTGACCGGCAACGTGCCGCAGACGTTTACGTTGCCCGAATCGTCTGTTGATGCGTTGGCACACCAACCCTCCGCACCAAGCGGACAGACGCCGCAAGGCTTGCTGGAACGCCGCCCCGACCTGCGCGCGCAGGCTGCGCAAGTCAATGCCTACGCCGCTAAATTCGCCAGTGCCAAAGCCGATTTGCTGCCGCGCTTCACCATCAGCTTTATGGGGCAGGGCGGACGCATCGGTGTGGATGGCGACCGTTCGCTGACCGGCTGGGCAAGTTTGCTGTCGGTGGGCATACAGACGCCGCTGTTCACCAACGGCCGCATCAAAGCCAATATCCAAGCCACCGACGCGCGCCTTCAGACGGCATTGTTGGAATACGACAAACGGCTCCTGACCGCGCTGGGCGAAGTCGACAGCGCATATCAAGGCGTGGAGTCGCTAAGCCGTCAAACCGAACTACTGCAAACCGCCCATAATCAGGCGGCACGCCACGCGACCGATACGGAAAAAATGTTCCGCAACGGCTACAAAACGCTGGATGTTGTCCTCAAAGCCCATATCGCCGAAGGCCAAATGCAGGAAAACCTGATTGCGGCGCGGCTGGCAAGGGCGCAGATGCTGGTGTCGCTGTATAAGGCATTGGGCGGCGGCTGGTCGAAATAA
- a CDS encoding LysM peptidoglycan-binding domain-containing protein, producing MLKKTAFYAAFALTLGACTSQQPAPVVVGNAGSGTSSNPYGATPYGTNAPAANDAPYTPPSAPAANSSYTPPVSGGAYIPSYAPVDINAATHTVVRGDTVYNISKRYHITQDNLREWNGLTDNNISIGQNLRVKPAGYTAPASTAAAKPSYSAPAPVAKPAPAPLNTPTVATGATRTVSGITWQRPTNGNVLANFGGSNKGVDIGGNAGQPVVAAADGKVVYAGSGLRGYGNLVIIQHNSSFLSAYGHNQRLLVNEGQNVKRGQTIAQMGNTDANRTQLHFEVRQNGKPVNPATYIAF from the coding sequence ATGTTGAAAAAAACCGCATTTTATGCCGCTTTCGCCCTGACATTGGGCGCATGTACCAGCCAGCAACCCGCCCCCGTCGTCGTCGGTAATGCCGGTTCCGGTACTTCTTCCAATCCTTATGGTGCGACCCCTTACGGCACAAATGCGCCGGCAGCCAACGATGCCCCTTATACTCCTCCTTCTGCTCCGGCTGCCAACAGCAGCTATACGCCACCTGTTTCCGGCGGTGCCTATATTCCGTCCTATGCGCCGGTTGACATCAATGCGGCGACGCATACTGTTGTCCGTGGCGATACCGTCTACAATATTTCCAAACGCTACCATATTACCCAAGACAATCTGCGTGAATGGAATGGTTTGACTGACAACAACATCAGCATCGGACAAAATCTGCGCGTCAAACCGGCCGGTTATACTGCCCCTGCTTCGACTGCGGCAGCCAAACCGTCATATTCTGCACCTGCACCCGTTGCCAAGCCTGCTCCTGCACCTCTTAATACGCCGACAGTTGCTACCGGCGCAACCCGTACAGTCAGCGGCATTACATGGCAGCGTCCGACCAACGGTAACGTCCTTGCCAACTTTGGCGGCAGCAATAAAGGCGTGGACATCGGCGGTAATGCGGGTCAGCCCGTCGTAGCTGCCGCAGACGGTAAAGTGGTTTATGCAGGCTCGGGTTTGCGCGGTTATGGCAACCTTGTCATCATCCAACACAACTCTTCATTCTTGAGCGCATACGGACACAACCAACGTCTGCTCGTCAATGAAGGACAAAATGTCAAACGCGGACAAACCATTGCACAAATGGGTAATACCGATGCCAACCGTACTCAACTTCACTTCGAAGTCCGTCAGAACGGCAAACCGGTCAATCCTGCCACTTATATTGCATTCTGA
- a CDS encoding 5'/3'-nucleotidase SurE, which produces MNILISNDDGYSSQGIAILARVAAEFANVRIVAPERDRSGVSNSLTLDRPLQMKQAANGFYYVDGTPTDCIHVGCHVLSDFKPDLVLSGINNGANMGDDTLYSGTVAAATEAFLMGIPAVALSLNDTRGRYWQTAEQAAWMILERLLKNPPKTPVLWNINIPAVPPDAVQGIKTTRLGRRHHEQSVIPMKNPRGESIYWIGPVGDISDREQGTDFGECEAGFITVTPLQIDLTSYRHMDAVSGFWQDGKEV; this is translated from the coding sequence ATGAATATCTTGATTTCCAATGACGACGGGTACTCTTCGCAGGGCATAGCCATTTTGGCGAGGGTAGCGGCGGAGTTTGCCAATGTCCGCATCGTTGCCCCAGAACGCGACCGAAGCGGCGTCAGCAATTCTTTGACGCTCGACCGCCCTTTGCAAATGAAGCAGGCGGCAAACGGGTTTTATTATGTTGACGGTACACCCACCGACTGTATTCATGTGGGTTGCCATGTGCTTTCGGATTTTAAACCCGATTTGGTTCTTTCAGGCATCAATAATGGTGCGAACATGGGAGACGATACGCTTTATTCGGGAACGGTTGCCGCAGCGACCGAAGCCTTCCTGATGGGCATTCCTGCCGTTGCGTTGTCTTTGAACGATACGCGGGGGCGTTATTGGCAGACGGCAGAACAGGCAGCTTGGATGATATTGGAGCGGTTGTTGAAAAATCCTCCTAAAACGCCTGTCCTTTGGAACATCAATATTCCCGCCGTACCGCCGGATGCGGTACAAGGTATCAAAACAACGCGGTTGGGGCGGCGGCATCATGAGCAAAGCGTTATCCCGATGAAGAATCCCCGCGGTGAGTCTATTTATTGGATAGGTCCCGTCGGCGATATTTCTGATCGGGAGCAAGGTACGGATTTCGGGGAGTGTGAGGCGGGCTTTATCACGGTTACACCGCTGCAAATCGATTTGACTTCCTACCGCCATATGGATGCAGTCAGCGGATTTTGGCAGGACGGTAAAGAGGTATAA
- a CDS encoding protease HtpX has protein sequence MKRVFLFLVTNIAVLVVIRIVLAVLGINSTDQVGSLLAYSAVVGFTGSIISLLMSKTIAKNSVGAEVIVQPRSEEEAWLLATVEAQARQWSLKTPEVAIYHSPEPNAFATGATRNSSLVAVSTGLLDHMTRDEVEAVLAHEMAHVGNGDMVTLTLIQGVVNTFVVFLARVVSGMIARNNDGSTSQGTYFMVSMVLQIVFGFLASIVVMWFSRQREYRADAGAAKLVGAHKMIAALQRLKGSTSDLPEQMNAMGIASDAKDSLLSTHPSLDNRIARLKNL, from the coding sequence GTGAAACGTGTCTTTCTGTTTCTCGTAACCAATATCGCGGTTTTAGTCGTCATCCGGATTGTTTTGGCAGTCCTCGGTATCAACAGTACGGACCAAGTCGGCAGCCTGCTGGCGTATTCTGCCGTCGTCGGCTTTACCGGTTCGATTATTTCTTTGCTCATGTCCAAAACCATCGCTAAAAACTCGGTGGGTGCGGAAGTTATCGTTCAACCGCGCAGCGAAGAAGAAGCATGGCTTTTGGCAACTGTTGAAGCGCAGGCCCGTCAATGGAGTCTCAAAACTCCTGAGGTAGCGATTTATCATTCTCCTGAGCCGAATGCTTTTGCAACCGGCGCGACACGCAACAGCTCCTTAGTCGCCGTCAGTACCGGCCTTCTCGATCATATGACCCGGGACGAAGTCGAAGCGGTTTTGGCGCACGAGATGGCGCACGTCGGCAACGGTGATATGGTTACGTTGACGCTGATACAGGGTGTCGTCAATACGTTTGTGGTTTTCTTGGCACGCGTCGTTTCCGGCATGATTGCCCGCAATAACGACGGCAGCACTTCGCAAGGCACATATTTTATGGTGAGCATGGTGTTGCAGATTGTGTTCGGCTTTTTGGCAAGCATCGTCGTCATGTGGTTCAGCCGTCAGCGCGAATACCGTGCGGATGCGGGTGCCGCCAAGTTGGTTGGTGCGCATAAAATGATTGCCGCGCTGCAACGTTTGAAAGGCAGCACGAGTGATTTGCCCGAGCAGATGAATGCGATGGGTATTGCCAGCGATGCCAAAGATTCCCTGCTGAGTACGCACCCTTCGTTGGATAACCGCATTGCGCGCTTGAAAAATCTGTAA
- a CDS encoding DUF4230 domain-containing protein: MKMVYRLILISIFCTVAAAGGWFYAQHRNDNAHEAISREGVLMQIKQMNRLESTAFYIDTIIRTEKKGDWRRLWQDSQSGLFIVRGKVLAGLDLDKLHADNVNIVDGKVLISLPPVEILSVDLENIEVYDIQTGSFNLLPVDKAVFKTVQDEAKKQVLASACKAQILDHANRQAQTQLENLFALTQTQVSVYPAAVGQCN, from the coding sequence ATGAAAATGGTTTACCGATTGATTTTAATATCTATTTTTTGCACAGTCGCAGCAGCGGGCGGCTGGTTTTATGCCCAGCACCGCAACGACAACGCCCATGAAGCGATTTCGCGCGAAGGCGTTTTGATGCAGATTAAGCAGATGAACCGCTTGGAAAGCACGGCTTTTTACATCGACACCATCATCCGCACCGAGAAAAAAGGCGACTGGCGCAGATTGTGGCAGGACTCGCAAAGCGGTCTGTTTATCGTGCGCGGCAAAGTGTTGGCGGGCTTGGATTTGGACAAACTTCACGCCGACAACGTCAATATCGTGGACGGAAAAGTCCTCATCAGCCTGCCGCCCGTAGAAATCCTCAGCGTCGATTTGGAAAATATCGAGGTGTACGACATCCAAACCGGCTCGTTCAACCTTTTGCCCGTGGATAAGGCAGTGTTCAAAACCGTGCAGGACGAAGCCAAAAAACAAGTTCTCGCCAGCGCGTGCAAAGCCCAAATTTTGGATCACGCCAACCGCCAGGCGCAAACGCAGCTTGAAAACCTGTTTGCCCTGACGCAGACGCAGGTATCGGTTTATCCGGCGGCAGTGGGGCAGTGCAACTGA
- the ribB gene encoding 3,4-dihydroxy-2-butanone-4-phosphate synthase, which translates to MNTTDLRRRNLRQWIADKYGGQQTRLAEAIAINQGELSALLKNKSFGEKKARKIEQAAQMPAMWLDQEHATAQPDHQERRTMPHISSIPEILADIKAGKMVIITDAEDRENEGDLLMAAQFVTPEAINFMIKHARGLVCLPMEGSMVERLGLPMMTQKNGAQYGTNFTVSIEAAQGITTGISAADRALTIQTAVSPTAKPEDIVQPGHIFPLRAQKGGVLVRAGHTEAGVDLAQMNGLIPAAVICEIINDDGTMARMPELMKFAEEHNLKIGTITDLIEYRSRTESLLEDMGNAPVQTPWGEFQQHVYVDKLSGETHLALVKGKPTADTETLVRVHEPFSVMDFIQANPRHSWSLPKALERIQQADSGVVILLHRTEDGATLLDRTLPKGANQAYKWDSKSYGIGAQILAGLNVGKLRVLGQPSAFTGLTGFGLEVVGFEEAENK; encoded by the coding sequence ATGAACACCACCGACCTGCGCCGCCGCAACCTGCGGCAATGGATAGCGGACAAATACGGCGGCCAGCAAACCCGTTTGGCCGAAGCCATCGCCATCAACCAAGGCGAATTGTCCGCCCTTCTGAAAAACAAATCCTTCGGCGAGAAAAAAGCCCGCAAAATCGAACAGGCGGCGCAAATGCCCGCCATGTGGCTGGATCAAGAACACGCCACAGCCCAACCCGACCATCAAGAAAGACGCACCATGCCCCACATTTCCTCCATCCCCGAAATCCTTGCCGACATCAAAGCCGGCAAAATGGTTATCATCACCGACGCGGAAGACCGCGAAAACGAAGGCGATTTGCTGATGGCGGCACAGTTCGTCACCCCCGAAGCCATCAACTTCATGATCAAACACGCGCGCGGACTGGTTTGCCTGCCGATGGAAGGCAGCATGGTCGAGCGGCTCGGCCTGCCCATGATGACCCAGAAAAACGGCGCGCAATACGGCACCAACTTCACCGTTTCCATCGAAGCGGCGCAAGGCATCACCACCGGCATTTCCGCCGCCGACCGCGCCCTGACCATCCAAACCGCCGTCTCCCCGACCGCCAAACCCGAAGACATCGTCCAACCCGGCCACATCTTCCCACTGCGTGCGCAAAAAGGCGGTGTCCTAGTACGCGCCGGACACACCGAAGCCGGCGTCGATTTGGCACAAATGAACGGACTCATCCCCGCCGCCGTCATCTGCGAAATCATCAACGACGACGGCACCATGGCGCGTATGCCCGAACTGATGAAGTTCGCCGAAGAACACAACCTCAAAATCGGCACGATTACCGACCTTATCGAATACCGCAGCCGCACCGAAAGCTTGCTCGAAGACATGGGCAACGCCCCCGTACAAACCCCGTGGGGCGAATTCCAGCAACACGTTTACGTCGACAAACTCTCCGGCGAAACCCACCTCGCCCTCGTCAAAGGCAAACCCACCGCCGACACCGAAACCCTCGTCCGCGTACACGAACCCTTCAGCGTCATGGACTTCATCCAAGCCAACCCGCGCCATTCCTGGTCGCTGCCCAAAGCCCTTGAACGCATCCAGCAAGCCGACAGCGGCGTCGTCATCCTCCTGCACCGCACCGAAGACGGCGCCACCCTGCTCGACCGCACCCTGCCCAAAGGCGCCAACCAAGCCTACAAATGGGACAGCAAAAGCTACGGCATCGGCGCGCAAATCCTCGCCGGCCTCAACGTCGGCAAACTGCGCGTGTTAGGCCAGCCTTCCGCCTTCACCGGCCTGACCGGCTTCGGCTTGGAAGTCGTCGGCTTTGAAGAAGCAGAAAACAAATAA
- a CDS encoding DNA mismatch repair endonuclease MutL, whose product MSRIAALPDHLVNQIAAGEVVERPANALKEIVENSIDAGATAIEVELAGGGIRLIRVSDNGLGIHPDDIKLALHRHATSKIKTLNDLEHVASMGFRGEGLASIASVSRLTLTSRQDGSAHATQVKAEDGKLSSPTAAAHPVGTTIEAAELFFNTPARRKFLKSENTEYAHCATMLERLALAHPHIAFSLKRDGKQVFKLPAQSLHERIAAIVGEDFQAASLEIDSGNGALRLYGAIAKPTFAKGKTDKQYCFVNHRFVRDKVMLHAVKQAYRDVLHNALTPAFVLFLDLPPEAVDVNVHPTKTEIRFRDSQQVHQLVFHTLNKALADTRADLTESVGNAGEVLHEITGIRPAATSSENEPSGFHPNPTASSENIFAAAPSAHASELRSTFSSGKTAPMPYQAARAPQQRSLSLRESRAALNTYAELFKNTAADEADIELAQFEQARFGNTSATSSENPARSFSDDPKPELPPLGFAIAQLLGIYILAQAEDSLLLIDMHAAAERVNYEKMKRQRQENGNLQSQRLLIPVTFAASHEECAALADHADALAGFGLELSDMGGNTLAVRAVPAMLGKADVVSLAKDVLGELAQVGSSQTIEEHENHILATMSCHGSVRAGRQLTLPEMNALLRDMENTPRSNQCNHGRPTWVKLTLKELDALFLRGQ is encoded by the coding sequence ATGTCCCGAATCGCCGCCCTGCCCGACCACCTCGTCAACCAAATCGCCGCCGGCGAAGTGGTCGAACGCCCCGCCAACGCCCTCAAAGAAATCGTCGAAAACAGCATAGACGCAGGCGCAACGGCGATTGAAGTCGAGCTGGCGGGCGGCGGCATCCGTCTTATCCGCGTCAGCGACAACGGCCTCGGCATCCACCCCGACGACATCAAACTCGCGCTCCACCGCCACGCTACCAGCAAAATCAAAACCTTAAACGACTTGGAACACGTCGCCAGCATGGGCTTTCGCGGCGAAGGCTTAGCAAGCATCGCCTCCGTCAGCCGCCTGACCCTGACCAGCCGCCAAGACGGCAGCGCGCACGCGACCCAAGTCAAAGCCGAAGACGGCAAACTCAGCAGCCCCACCGCCGCCGCCCACCCCGTCGGCACCACCATCGAAGCTGCCGAACTTTTCTTCAACACCCCCGCGCGGCGCAAGTTCCTCAAATCCGAAAACACCGAATACGCCCACTGCGCCACCATGCTAGAACGCCTCGCACTGGCGCATCCGCACATCGCCTTCTCGCTCAAACGCGACGGCAAACAAGTGTTCAAACTCCCCGCCCAAAGCCTGCACGAACGCATAGCCGCCATCGTCGGCGAAGACTTTCAGGCGGCATCCTTAGAAATCGACAGCGGCAACGGCGCGCTGCGGCTCTACGGCGCCATCGCCAAACCCACCTTCGCCAAAGGTAAAACTGACAAACAATACTGCTTCGTCAACCACCGCTTCGTGCGCGACAAAGTCATGCTCCACGCCGTCAAACAGGCATACCGCGACGTATTGCACAACGCCCTTACCCCCGCCTTCGTCCTCTTCCTCGACCTGCCGCCCGAAGCCGTCGACGTCAACGTCCACCCTACCAAAACCGAAATCCGCTTCCGCGACAGCCAGCAGGTGCACCAACTCGTGTTCCACACCCTCAACAAAGCCCTCGCAGACACCCGCGCCGACTTGACCGAAAGCGTCGGCAACGCAGGCGAAGTGTTGCACGAAATCACAGGCATCCGTCCCGCGGCAACGTCGTCTGAAAACGAGCCTAGCGGGTTTCACCCAAACCCGACCGCGTCGTCTGAAAACATTTTCGCCGCCGCACCCAGCGCACACGCCTCCGAACTGCGCAGCACCTTCAGTTCTGGCAAAACCGCCCCCATGCCCTATCAGGCAGCACGCGCGCCGCAGCAGCGCAGCCTGTCCCTGCGCGAAAGCCGCGCCGCCCTCAACACCTACGCCGAACTCTTCAAAAACACCGCAGCCGATGAAGCCGATATCGAGCTGGCACAATTCGAACAAGCCCGCTTCGGCAATACGTCCGCCACGTCGTCTGAAAACCCCGCACGCAGCTTTTCAGACGACCCCAAACCCGAACTGCCGCCGCTGGGCTTCGCCATCGCCCAATTATTGGGCATCTACATCCTCGCCCAAGCCGAAGACAGCCTGCTGCTCATCGACATGCACGCCGCCGCCGAACGCGTTAACTACGAAAAAATGAAACGCCAGCGGCAGGAAAACGGCAACCTGCAAAGCCAACGCCTGCTCATCCCCGTTACCTTCGCCGCGTCCCACGAAGAATGCGCCGCCCTAGCCGACCACGCCGACGCACTGGCAGGCTTCGGGCTGGAACTGTCCGACATGGGCGGCAACACCCTCGCCGTCCGCGCCGTCCCCGCCATGCTCGGCAAAGCCGACGTCGTCTCGCTCGCCAAAGACGTCTTGGGCGAACTCGCCCAAGTCGGCAGCAGCCAAACCATCGAAGAACACGAAAACCACATCCTCGCCACCATGTCCTGCCACGGCTCCGTCCGCGCCGGCCGCCAGCTCACCCTGCCCGAAATGAACGCCCTCCTGCGCGACATGGAAAACACCCCGCGCAGCAACCAATGCAACCACGGCCGCCCGACCTGGGTAAAACTGACGCTGAAAGAACTGGATGCACTGTTTTTACGCGGACAATAA
- a CDS encoding NAD-dependent protein deacylase: protein MKKCVVLTGAGISADSGLLTFRDAGGLWEGHKVTDVCTPEALARNPKLVIDFYNQRRLQANAAEPNAAHLALVKLAQYYDVHIITQNVDALHEKAGSSKVLHLHGELNKLRSTVDEEEIIEFTGEQTDDVRDSQGNPMRPHIVFFGEQVPMFDAAVEEMRDADVVMIVGTSMQVYPAASLIHYAPPDAERYLVDPNPQGVGADVEVIPKRAAEGVPALVEYLIGRV, encoded by the coding sequence ATGAAAAAATGCGTTGTCCTGACCGGCGCGGGAATCAGCGCCGACAGCGGGTTGCTGACTTTCCGCGATGCAGGCGGTTTGTGGGAAGGACATAAGGTTACAGATGTTTGTACGCCCGAAGCTTTGGCGCGCAATCCCAAGCTCGTGATTGATTTTTACAACCAGCGCAGGCTTCAGGCAAATGCCGCCGAGCCGAACGCCGCGCATCTGGCGTTGGTCAAGCTGGCGCAATATTACGATGTGCACATCATTACGCAGAATGTGGACGCGCTGCACGAGAAGGCGGGTAGCAGCAAAGTATTGCACTTGCACGGCGAGCTGAACAAACTGCGCAGCACCGTCGATGAAGAAGAAATCATCGAATTTACCGGCGAGCAGACCGACGATGTGCGCGACAGCCAAGGCAATCCGATGCGCCCGCATATCGTGTTTTTCGGCGAACAAGTACCGATGTTTGACGCGGCGGTCGAGGAAATGCGCGATGCGGATGTGGTCATGATTGTCGGCACGTCAATGCAGGTTTATCCGGCAGCTTCGCTGATTCATTACGCGCCGCCCGATGCGGAACGCTATCTGGTCGATCCAAACCCGCAAGGCGTGGGCGCGGATGTCGAAGTGATTCCGAAACGCGCGGCGGAAGGTGTGCCGGCATTGGTGGAGTATTTGATTGGTCGGGTTTGA
- a CDS encoding ferredoxin--NADP reductase, whose translation MAAFNTQKVLSVHHWTDAYFTFTCTRDESLRFENGQFVMVGLMVDGKPLMRAYSVASANWEEHLEFFSIKVQDGPLTSRLQHLKVGDDVLISKKPTGTLVAGDLNPGKHLYLLSTGTGIAPFLSITKDPEIYEQFEKIILVHGVRYKKDLAYYDRFTKELPEHEYLGDLVKEKLIYYPIVSREDYEHHGRLTDLMVSGKLFEDIGLPKINPQDDRAMLCGSPAMLKDTCKVLDDFGLTVSPKTGVRGDYLIERAFVDQ comes from the coding sequence ATGGCAGCATTCAATACCCAAAAAGTATTGTCCGTACACCACTGGACGGATGCGTATTTCACCTTTACCTGCACCCGCGACGAATCGTTGCGCTTCGAAAACGGCCAATTCGTCATGGTCGGATTGATGGTGGACGGCAAGCCGCTGATGCGCGCATACAGCGTCGCCTCCGCCAACTGGGAAGAACACCTCGAATTTTTCAGCATTAAAGTTCAAGACGGCCCTCTGACCAGCCGCCTGCAACACCTTAAAGTCGGCGACGACGTGTTAATCAGCAAAAAACCGACCGGAACTTTGGTTGCCGGCGACCTGAATCCCGGCAAACACCTTTACCTGCTGAGTACCGGTACCGGCATCGCCCCTTTCTTGAGTATCACTAAAGACCCCGAAATTTACGAGCAATTTGAAAAAATCATCCTCGTACACGGCGTGCGCTACAAAAAAGATTTGGCGTATTACGACCGCTTCACCAAAGAATTGCCCGAACACGAATACCTCGGCGACTTGGTTAAAGAAAAACTGATTTACTACCCCATCGTTTCCCGCGAAGACTACGAACACCACGGCCGCCTGACCGACCTGATGGTAAGCGGCAAACTGTTTGAAGACATCGGTCTGCCCAAAATCAACCCGCAAGACGACCGCGCCATGTTGTGCGGCAGCCCGGCCATGCTGAAAGACACCTGCAAAGTTCTGGACGATTTCGGTCTGACTGTCTCCCCGAAAACCGGCGTACGCGGCGACTACCTGATTGAGCGCGCGTTTGTGGATCAATAA
- a CDS encoding threonine synthase yields MKYISTRGETAHKPFSEVLLMGLAPDGGLMLPERYPQVSRETLDKWRGLSYPELAFEVMSLFVTDIPADDLRDIVNRTYTEAAFGSKEITPVRTLSDGIKIQALSNGPTLAFKDMAMQFLGNAFEYVLNKKGRELNILGATSGDTGSAAEYALRGKKGVNVFMLSPDGKMSAFQRAQMYSLQDENIHNIAVKGMFDDCQDIVKAVQNDAAFKEKYHIGTVNSINWGRIVAQVVYYFAGYFKATQSNDEQVSFCVPSGNFGNVCAGHIAKQMGLPIRRLIVATNENDVLDEFFKTGAYRPRNSEHTYVTSSPSMDISKASNFERFVFDLMDRDPQEINTLWAEVAAGKGFDLQFALEKVGGKYGFTSGKSTHADRLATIKQVYEQDKELIDPHTADGVKVAREVREEGETVVCLETALAAKFDATIHEAVGDVAIPRPAALEGLEKLPQRVRVVPNNAAAVKEIIRETLDK; encoded by the coding sequence ATGAAATATATCAGTACGCGCGGCGAGACGGCGCATAAACCATTTAGCGAGGTTTTGTTGATGGGGCTTGCGCCCGACGGCGGTTTGATGCTGCCGGAGCGTTATCCGCAGGTCAGCCGCGAGACTTTGGACAAGTGGCGCGGTTTGAGCTATCCGGAGCTGGCGTTTGAGGTGATGAGCCTGTTTGTAACGGATATTCCGGCGGACGATTTGCGCGATATTGTGAACCGTACTTATACGGAAGCGGCGTTCGGCTCTAAGGAAATCACGCCTGTGCGTACTTTGTCCGACGGTATCAAAATCCAAGCCCTGTCCAACGGCCCGACGCTGGCGTTCAAGGATATGGCGATGCAGTTTTTGGGCAATGCGTTTGAATATGTGTTGAACAAAAAGGGCAGGGAACTCAATATCTTGGGCGCAACCAGCGGCGATACGGGTTCGGCTGCGGAATATGCGTTGCGCGGTAAAAAGGGCGTGAATGTATTTATGCTGTCACCCGACGGCAAAATGAGCGCGTTCCAACGTGCGCAGATGTACAGTCTGCAAGACGAGAATATCCACAATATCGCCGTGAAGGGGATGTTTGACGATTGTCAGGACATTGTGAAGGCGGTGCAGAACGATGCCGCGTTCAAGGAAAAATACCATATCGGTACGGTCAATTCGATCAACTGGGGACGCATCGTCGCGCAAGTGGTTTATTATTTTGCGGGCTATTTCAAGGCGACGCAAAGCAATGACGAGCAGGTCAGCTTCTGCGTGCCGAGCGGCAACTTCGGCAACGTTTGCGCGGGACACATTGCCAAACAGATGGGCCTGCCTATCCGCCGCCTGATTGTTGCGACCAATGAAAACGATGTGTTGGACGAGTTTTTCAAAACCGGCGCATACCGCCCGCGCAACAGCGAGCATACTTATGTTACCTCCAGCCCGTCTATGGACATTTCCAAAGCGTCCAACTTCGAGCGTTTCGTGTTCGACCTGATGGATCGCGATCCTCAGGAAATCAATACGCTGTGGGCGGAAGTCGCGGCGGGCAAGGGCTTTGATTTGCAGTTTGCCTTGGAAAAAGTCGGCGGCAAATATGGCTTTACTTCAGGCAAATCTACCCACGCCGACCGCCTCGCCACCATCAAACAGGTTTACGAGCAAGATAAAGAACTCATCGACCCGCACACTGCCGATGGCGTAAAAGTCGCCCGCGAAGTGCGCGAAGAAGGGGAAACGGTTGTTTGTTTGGAAACCGCGTTGGCAGCGAAATTCGATGCGACCATACACGAAGCCGTCGGCGATGTCGCCATTCCGCGCCCCGCCGCGCTGGAAGGTTTGGAAAAATTGCCGCAACGCGTCCGAGTCGTGCCGAACAATGCAGCCGCCGTCAAAGAAATCATCCGCGAAACGTTAGACAAGTAA